Proteins from a genomic interval of Pelotomaculum isophthalicicum JI:
- a CDS encoding CBS domain-containing protein produces MEIITTHINTDLDALASMVAARKLYPDAVMVFPGNLSRSVEAFMALHKDALDIKSARDIKPVLVERLVLVDTKSPGRLANMAVILKKPGVEIHIYDHHPREAGDVSGTVEVVEMVGAATTLLVEKIRERGLEITPLEATILALGIYQDTGSLVYSGTTARDADAVAYLLSNGANLAVVAEFLDRPFTVDQRILLRDLLSSAEHIQVNGMKLLIAKGNVDEFVGGLAALTHKLAEFDRPDAVFTVVEMDDRVHIVARSSVPEVNVREILGILGGRGHNAAASASIKKASVEDVTGKLLDAIHLKVRPPVTASAIMNSPVKTITPETVINEAEKVMLRYGHTGLPVVENGRMVGIISRRDVEKAAHHGLGHAPVKAFMTSKLVSVGPQAPASVVRDLMIEYDIGRLPVIEDGKLVGIVTRSDVLRTLHGGGEPSRFRMVKTGRVQVMSPVNIQELMYHNLPADYMEILKWAGEKALSMGAKVYAAGGIVRDLLLGIECLDIDLVVEGDGIELARAISKEHQGRLREHNQFGTAKILFPDGRQVDVTTSRTEFYQYPAAMPQVEASSLHQDLYRRDFTINAMAVSINKESFGDVVDYFGGREDLERGLIRVLHNLSFVEDPVRILRAVRFEQRYYMSLESHTLKLAREAMHNNMLARVSTERIWEELKHVFLEPRPGLVLARFMELQLWPSLFPGVEPEKVRPVLDKITRSLRTLRYWNVVEPSEIWMIYFLAVLHFSDWTVASEVCRRYHLSKRQTNKVAAALGGWRSILKKLQEPFGVTMSELARQVKSVPGEIYPLILCYLTGNSVKKRFRHVLNAVFYNKPQINGKDLRLLGYEPGKQYKRAMEALWQARLDGVICNRQEEMNYVKKYLVNFEGAKDNV; encoded by the coding sequence GTGGAGATAATTACCACTCATATTAATACCGACCTGGACGCATTAGCGTCGATGGTTGCCGCCAGGAAGCTTTACCCAGACGCCGTTATGGTCTTTCCCGGGAATCTTTCCCGAAGCGTTGAAGCTTTTATGGCTTTACATAAAGATGCCCTTGACATAAAATCGGCCAGGGATATAAAGCCGGTTCTGGTTGAGCGGTTGGTTCTGGTGGATACCAAGTCTCCCGGAAGGCTGGCCAATATGGCTGTTATTCTTAAGAAGCCGGGTGTTGAAATACATATTTACGATCACCACCCGAGAGAAGCCGGTGACGTATCGGGTACGGTCGAAGTGGTGGAAATGGTCGGGGCCGCAACCACCTTGCTGGTGGAAAAGATTAGGGAGCGGGGACTGGAGATTACACCGCTGGAAGCGACTATACTCGCTCTTGGTATTTACCAGGATACCGGTTCACTGGTCTATTCCGGCACAACAGCCAGAGACGCGGACGCGGTAGCCTACTTGCTCTCTAACGGCGCGAACCTGGCTGTTGTGGCGGAATTCCTAGACCGGCCGTTTACTGTTGACCAGCGCATACTCTTGAGAGATCTGCTATCTTCGGCGGAACATATTCAAGTCAACGGGATGAAATTATTAATCGCCAAAGGGAATGTTGATGAATTTGTTGGCGGACTCGCCGCCTTAACCCATAAACTTGCTGAATTTGACCGGCCGGACGCGGTTTTTACCGTGGTGGAGATGGATGACCGGGTCCATATAGTCGCCCGGAGCAGTGTGCCGGAAGTAAATGTTAGAGAAATACTGGGCATCCTAGGCGGCCGGGGCCATAACGCCGCAGCTTCGGCCTCAATAAAAAAAGCTAGTGTGGAAGACGTGACCGGTAAGCTATTGGATGCTATCCATTTAAAAGTAAGGCCGCCGGTTACAGCGTCAGCTATTATGAACAGCCCGGTCAAGACAATTACACCTGAAACGGTTATTAATGAAGCGGAAAAAGTTATGCTGCGCTACGGTCATACCGGCTTGCCGGTAGTAGAAAACGGCCGCATGGTAGGAATCATCTCCCGTCGCGATGTGGAAAAAGCGGCTCATCATGGTCTGGGGCACGCCCCAGTTAAGGCGTTTATGACCAGTAAACTGGTGTCAGTCGGTCCGCAAGCGCCGGCTTCGGTAGTGCGTGACTTAATGATTGAGTATGATATCGGCCGGCTTCCGGTGATCGAAGATGGGAAGTTAGTGGGGATCGTTACCCGCTCGGATGTTCTGCGCACTCTCCATGGCGGCGGTGAACCAAGCCGTTTCCGGATGGTTAAGACGGGGCGCGTTCAAGTAATGTCACCTGTGAATATACAGGAATTAATGTACCATAACCTGCCGGCTGATTATATGGAGATATTAAAATGGGCGGGTGAAAAAGCCCTGTCTATGGGAGCCAAGGTATACGCCGCCGGTGGAATAGTCCGCGACCTGCTGCTGGGCATAGAGTGCCTGGATATTGATTTGGTTGTGGAAGGGGACGGTATTGAACTGGCGCGGGCCATTAGCAAAGAGCATCAGGGGCGGTTGCGTGAACATAATCAGTTCGGGACGGCAAAAATATTGTTTCCTGACGGCAGGCAGGTAGACGTAACCACATCAAGGACTGAATTTTATCAATACCCGGCGGCTATGCCCCAAGTGGAGGCTTCATCATTGCATCAGGATCTGTACCGCCGTGACTTTACCATCAATGCGATGGCAGTTTCGATTAATAAAGAAAGCTTCGGTGATGTAGTTGACTACTTTGGCGGCAGGGAAGATCTGGAGCGCGGTCTTATCCGGGTGTTGCACAATTTGAGCTTCGTGGAAGATCCCGTGCGTATATTACGGGCGGTGAGATTTGAGCAGCGCTATTATATGAGCCTGGAGTCACATACGCTTAAACTGGCGAGGGAAGCAATGCACAATAATATGCTGGCCAGGGTTTCCACGGAGCGAATTTGGGAAGAACTAAAACATGTCTTTCTGGAACCGAGGCCTGGACTGGTGCTAGCCCGCTTTATGGAGCTTCAGCTGTGGCCGTCTTTATTTCCGGGAGTAGAACCCGAAAAGGTACGGCCGGTTCTCGATAAAATCACGCGGTCATTGAGAACCCTGCGCTATTGGAATGTAGTAGAACCTAGTGAGATATGGATGATTTACTTTCTGGCGGTGCTGCATTTTTCGGACTGGACCGTAGCGTCCGAGGTTTGCCGGCGTTACCATTTAAGCAAGCGCCAGACGAATAAAGTAGCGGCCGCGCTGGGTGGTTGGCGCAGTATTTTGAAAAAACTGCAAGAACCTTTTGGAGTTACCATGAGTGAACTGGCCAGACAGGTGAAATCGGTACCCGGGGAGATTTACCCATTGATATTATGTTATCTCACCGGCAATTCGGTAAAAAAACGTTTTCGGCATGTGCTTAACGCTGTTTTTTACAATAAACCTCAAATTAATGGAAAGGACTTGCGGCTGCTTGGGTATGAGCCGGGGAAACAATATAAAAGGGCAATGGAAGCGCTGTGGCAGGCTCGCCTGGATGGAGTAATCTGTAACAGGCAGGAAGAGATGAATTACGTCAAGAAGTACCTTGTAAATTTCGAAGGAGCGAAAGATAATGTTTAA
- a CDS encoding site-2 protease family protein — protein sequence MFNFPSLNDIALMLPAIVLGLTFHEYAHGWTADRLGDRTARYQGRLTINPVAHIDPIGLLLLFFAGFGWAKPVPVNPYNLKVDQRQGMLLVALAGPVMNMLLAVISAIVFGALVGLNLPYFREIMQYMIQINVVLAVFNIIPIPPLDGSKILAGILPGRQEWLYQLEQYGSIVLILLVFTGLIGIVFKILVNPIYSLLGALARAVSRLVM from the coding sequence ATGTTTAATTTCCCCAGTCTAAATGATATAGCTTTGATGCTGCCGGCTATTGTTTTAGGTTTGACCTTCCATGAGTATGCCCACGGTTGGACGGCCGACCGGCTTGGTGACCGGACCGCCCGTTATCAGGGGCGCCTCACGATCAACCCGGTGGCTCATATAGATCCGATTGGTCTGCTTCTTTTGTTTTTCGCGGGTTTTGGCTGGGCCAAACCGGTGCCCGTAAATCCCTATAATTTAAAGGTTGATCAAAGACAGGGCATGTTGCTGGTAGCCCTGGCCGGCCCGGTGATGAATATGCTGCTGGCCGTCATTTCAGCAATTGTTTTCGGTGCCCTGGTTGGTTTGAACCTGCCTTATTTCAGAGAGATTATGCAGTATATGATTCAAATCAACGTGGTTTTGGCGGTATTTAATATAATTCCGATCCCGCCGCTGGATGGTTCAAAGATCCTGGCCGGCATTTTGCCGGGACGGCAGGAGTGGTTGTACCAGCTTGAGCAATATGGGTCGATAGTATTGATATTACTTGTTTTTACCGGGTTGATTGGTATTGTATTTAAGATTTTAGTTAACCCGATTTATAGTTTGTTAGGCGCGCTGGCGAGAGCTGTTTCCCGCCTGGTGATGTGA
- a CDS encoding TrpB-like pyridoxal phosphate-dependent enzyme, translating into MSETKILLSEKEMPTKWYNIQADMPNLPKPPLNPATKQPAGPGDLSPIFPMALILQEVSQERWIEIPEEVREIYKLWRPSPLCRARRLEKALDTPAKIYYKYEGVSPAGSHKLNTAVAQAYYNKEAGIKRLATETGAGQWGVALSQACNFFGLECTVYMVKVSYHQKPYRRSVMQIFGADCIASPSNLTNSGRQILEKDPESLGSLGIAISEAVEDAAGRDDTNYALGSVLNHVALHQSVLGLEAKEQLAKVDAYPDVVIACCGGGSNFAGIAFPFAHDKIVSGAKVRLVAVEPSSCPTLTRGHYAYDFGDVAGFTPLLWMYTLGKDFMPPGIHAGGLRYHGDSPLVSQIVHDGIAEARAYGQTAVFESAVLFAKSEGVVPAPESSHAIHHAVVEAIAAKEAGEARTILFNLSGHGLLDLPSYDAYLSGKLEDYPLPEENLKRALEQLPEV; encoded by the coding sequence ATGAGTGAAACAAAAATTTTACTCAGTGAAAAAGAAATGCCAACAAAATGGTACAATATCCAGGCGGACATGCCCAATTTGCCAAAACCCCCGCTGAATCCCGCAACGAAACAGCCTGCGGGGCCTGGAGACTTGTCCCCGATATTCCCGATGGCTTTAATTTTACAAGAGGTGAGCCAGGAGCGCTGGATCGAAATACCGGAAGAGGTGCGGGAAATTTATAAGCTCTGGCGGCCGTCTCCCCTTTGCCGGGCGCGCCGGCTGGAAAAGGCCCTGGATACACCGGCGAAAATTTATTATAAATACGAAGGGGTAAGCCCGGCCGGCAGCCACAAGTTGAATACCGCCGTTGCCCAGGCTTATTACAATAAAGAGGCAGGAATTAAACGGCTTGCCACCGAGACAGGCGCAGGCCAGTGGGGTGTCGCGTTATCCCAGGCGTGCAACTTCTTTGGCTTGGAATGCACCGTTTACATGGTAAAAGTAAGCTATCACCAGAAACCTTACCGCCGTTCGGTGATGCAAATTTTTGGCGCTGATTGTATTGCCAGTCCCAGCAATCTGACTAATTCCGGGAGGCAAATCCTGGAGAAAGACCCTGAGTCACTGGGGAGCTTGGGTATAGCCATCAGCGAGGCGGTGGAAGACGCGGCTGGACGTGATGACACAAATTACGCCTTGGGCAGTGTCCTGAACCACGTTGCCCTGCACCAGTCCGTTCTCGGACTTGAGGCAAAAGAGCAGCTAGCCAAGGTAGACGCTTATCCTGACGTGGTCATCGCCTGCTGTGGCGGCGGTAGTAACTTCGCTGGCATCGCTTTTCCGTTTGCCCATGATAAGATTGTCAGCGGCGCCAAAGTGCGGCTTGTGGCTGTAGAGCCCAGTTCCTGCCCGACTTTGACGCGCGGGCATTACGCTTATGATTTCGGGGATGTGGCCGGATTCACACCGCTCTTATGGATGTATACCTTGGGCAAGGATTTCATGCCCCCGGGTATCCATGCCGGCGGTTTGAGATATCATGGCGATTCGCCGCTGGTTAGCCAGATCGTTCACGACGGTATAGCTGAAGCCCGCGCTTACGGGCAAACAGCGGTTTTTGAATCTGCCGTTCTCTTTGCCAAGAGTGAAGGTGTCGTGCCGGCTCCTGAATCTTCCCATGCTATCCATCACGCGGTGGTGGAAGCTATCGCAGCGAAGGAAGCCGGTGAGGCCAGGACAATACTGTTTAACTTGAGTGGCCACGGACTTCTGGATTTACCCTCTTACGACGCATACTTGTCTGGAAAACTGGAAGATTACCCGCTGCCGGAGGAAAACCTTAAAAGAGCTTTGGAGCAGTTGCCTGAAGTTTAA
- a CDS encoding ASKHA domain-containing protein, which translates to MQGLRFVPMTANCLSQLVKGVIVAGIKTLLARVALREEDIGRVYLAGAFGTYVRPRDLIRLGFSRRDGGFIVRSYVPACGRG; encoded by the coding sequence ATGCAAGGCCTCCGCTTTGTTCCAATGACTGCCAATTGTTTATCACAGCTGGTAAAAGGAGTTATAGTAGCGGGCATCAAGACTTTACTGGCACGGGTGGCGCTGAGGGAGGAAGACATCGGAAGAGTATATCTGGCCGGAGCTTTCGGAACCTATGTGCGCCCGCGGGATTTGATACGCCTTGGCTTTAGCCGGCGCGATGGCGGTTTTATTGTCCGGAGCTATGTGCCAGCGTGCGGAAGAGGTTAG
- the lysA gene encoding diaminopimelate decarboxylase, translating into MKLNGTMRVNEKGHLEIGGCDSLDLAREFGTPLYVLDEMCFRESCRDYYHSFTQSYGAEVIYAGKTLLNLAVCRMVEEEGLGLDVVSGGELFTALKAGFPAERIYFHGNNKSYAELAMALEAEVGFFMVDNLCELELLNSLAEKAGKKATVILRVTPGIEAHTHSYIRTGQIDSKFGLVIENGQAMAAVKRALELKKIDFKGLHCHIGSQIFELESYSHTVEVMMAFANKVFEETGCHVKVLDLGGGLGVYYVEGDQPRPVKDYAAVTMKAVLEKAAEYNFPAPKIIVEPGRSISGPAGTTLYTVGAIKDIPGIRKYLAVDGGMGDNPRLALYQARYEACLAGKVKQQPSELVSVAGKCCESGDMLIWDIELPSAETGDILAVSCTGAYNYSMAMNYNRLPRPAMVLVRGGGAELITRRESYEDLVSHDLIPERLR; encoded by the coding sequence ATGAAGCTGAATGGCACCATGCGGGTTAATGAAAAAGGACATCTTGAAATAGGTGGCTGTGATTCACTCGACTTGGCCAGGGAATTCGGTACGCCTCTTTATGTTTTGGATGAAATGTGCTTTCGGGAGAGTTGTCGTGATTATTATCACTCTTTCACACAAAGTTATGGGGCTGAGGTTATTTACGCTGGAAAAACCCTATTAAATCTTGCCGTTTGCCGGATGGTGGAAGAGGAAGGTCTTGGCCTTGACGTTGTATCAGGGGGGGAATTATTTACCGCGCTTAAAGCTGGTTTTCCGGCTGAACGCATTTATTTTCACGGCAATAACAAGTCTTACGCAGAATTAGCTATGGCTTTGGAAGCGGAAGTAGGCTTTTTTATGGTGGACAATTTATGCGAACTGGAGTTATTGAACAGTCTGGCTGAAAAAGCCGGTAAAAAAGCCACGGTGATTCTCAGGGTGACGCCCGGAATAGAGGCGCACACTCATAGCTACATCAGGACAGGCCAAATCGACTCCAAATTTGGGCTGGTAATTGAGAACGGACAGGCGATGGCTGCGGTCAAGCGTGCTTTGGAGTTAAAAAAGATCGATTTTAAAGGTTTACACTGCCATATCGGATCTCAAATCTTCGAGCTGGAATCTTATTCCCACACAGTTGAAGTAATGATGGCATTCGCCAATAAAGTTTTTGAGGAAACCGGCTGCCATGTAAAAGTGCTGGACTTGGGAGGCGGTCTTGGAGTTTATTATGTGGAAGGCGATCAACCGCGCCCGGTAAAGGATTATGCCGCGGTAACAATGAAAGCTGTGCTGGAAAAAGCGGCTGAATATAATTTCCCGGCACCCAAGATAATAGTTGAACCTGGCCGTTCGATTAGTGGTCCGGCCGGGACAACCTTGTATACTGTTGGCGCAATAAAAGATATTCCCGGAATACGCAAGTACCTGGCAGTGGACGGTGGAATGGGTGACAATCCCCGTCTGGCTTTGTACCAGGCCAGGTATGAGGCCTGTCTGGCAGGTAAAGTCAAGCAGCAACCGTCGGAACTAGTGTCGGTGGCAGGTAAATGTTGTGAATCAGGGGACATGTTAATATGGGATATTGAACTGCCTTCTGCCGAAACGGGTGACATTCTGGCTGTATCTTGCACGGGCGCGTACAACTATTCCATGGCCATGAATTACAACCGCTTACCGCGGCCGGCAATGGTGCTGGTGAGGGGAGGCGGCGCTGAGTTAATCACCCGGCGGGAAAGTTATGAGGATCTGGTCTCACATGACTTGATACCCGAAAGGCTAAGATAG
- a CDS encoding DUF2953 domain-containing protein, whose product MSKVSLVFLMLLALLLLFLLLTVVRVQVSYSRRGRDDQFAVGVSAWRGLIHYTFELPEIKIEKKKRWPAIMTKTKVEQKDGDVLDKRENVISLPKFMRTASGIVNMMRLYGKYILGLLKKVRLCRLTWHTEIGAGDSSQTGLLTGAVWGLKGIVLTAFCRILSPGGATPVVEVRPRFDEACFNTVLDCAFEVRLGHLFIIGIKYFIAKHKNKISENT is encoded by the coding sequence GTGAGCAAGGTTTCCCTTGTTTTCTTGATGTTATTAGCCCTTCTTCTGCTTTTTCTTTTGCTGACCGTTGTCAGGGTGCAGGTGAGTTATTCGAGACGGGGAAGGGATGATCAGTTTGCTGTGGGGGTTTCCGCATGGCGTGGGTTGATCCATTATACTTTTGAGCTTCCTGAAATAAAAATTGAAAAGAAAAAGCGCTGGCCGGCGATAATGACAAAAACGAAGGTTGAACAAAAAGACGGAGATGTGCTGGATAAGAGGGAGAATGTAATTTCACTGCCAAAGTTTATGCGCACTGCATCCGGTATTGTTAATATGATGCGTTTGTATGGTAAATACATTTTGGGATTGTTGAAAAAAGTACGTTTATGCCGGCTTACTTGGCATACGGAAATAGGGGCAGGCGATTCCTCTCAGACCGGTTTGCTGACGGGGGCGGTCTGGGGGTTGAAAGGAATAGTATTAACGGCGTTTTGCCGTATTCTTTCTCCCGGCGGGGCGACACCGGTGGTGGAAGTGCGGCCCCGTTTCGATGAAGCTTGCTTTAACACTGTGTTGGACTGTGCTTTTGAGGTAAGGCTTGGTCATCTATTTATTATAGGTATCAAATATTTTATAGCTAAACATAAAAATAAAATTAGCGAAAACACGTGA
- a CDS encoding exopolyphosphatase: protein MRLLTRSDFDGLACAVLLKAAGIIDDRAFVHPKDIQDGIIKVTENDVLANVPFVEGCGLWFDHHSSEDERLELKNKYKGDSRPAPSAARVIYDYYGGKEKFGHLDEMMAAVDKSDSGQFTSDEILNPKGWVLLSFIMDPRTGLGRFRDYNISNYQLMDDMIEYCRKMSIDEILKVPDVQERIKQYNEQNELFKDMIKKHTTTDGNVIITDLRGVDPIYSGNRFMIYVLFPEQNISVWVIDGKNKQNCVFAVGRSIINRSSKTDVGSLMLKYGGGGHKMVGTCQVVYEEADRVMNELIASMKNDG, encoded by the coding sequence ATGAGGCTTTTGACTCGCTCCGATTTCGACGGGTTAGCTTGCGCGGTTCTTTTAAAAGCGGCCGGTATTATTGATGACAGGGCATTTGTCCACCCGAAGGATATCCAAGACGGCATTATCAAAGTAACCGAAAACGATGTGCTGGCCAACGTGCCTTTTGTTGAAGGATGTGGTTTGTGGTTTGATCACCACTCCAGCGAGGATGAAAGACTTGAATTAAAAAACAAGTACAAGGGAGATAGCCGCCCCGCGCCTAGCGCGGCCAGAGTGATCTACGATTATTACGGCGGTAAGGAAAAGTTCGGGCACCTGGATGAAATGATGGCTGCCGTCGACAAATCGGATTCCGGTCAGTTTACCTCTGATGAAATATTAAATCCAAAAGGTTGGGTATTGCTCTCTTTTATTATGGACCCGCGCACGGGCCTTGGCCGTTTTAGGGATTACAATATAAGCAATTACCAGCTCATGGACGACATGATCGAGTATTGCCGGAAAATGTCTATTGATGAGATTCTCAAAGTGCCTGACGTGCAGGAAAGAATCAAACAATACAACGAACAAAACGAATTGTTCAAGGATATGATAAAAAAGCATACCACTACAGACGGCAACGTGATTATCACAGACCTGCGGGGTGTCGATCCGATATACAGCGGCAACAGGTTTATGATCTATGTTCTTTTCCCGGAGCAAAACATTTCAGTCTGGGTCATTGACGGAAAGAATAAACAAAACTGTGTTTTTGCCGTTGGCCGCAGCATCATCAACAGGAGTTCCAAAACAGACGTCGGTTCGTTGATGTTAAAGTACGGCGGAGGCGGTCATAAGATGGTGGGAACTTGCCAGGTGGTATATGAAGAGGCCGATAGAGTGATGAATGAACTTATTGCAAGCATGAAAAATGATGGGTGA
- the trpS gene encoding tryptophan--tRNA ligase: MSKGIIVSGMRPTGKLHLGHLYVLENWARLQSEYDCYYFVADWHALSTSFEDNSSMRKNIREMVTDWLAVGLDPEKSVIFVQSDILEHAELHLIFSMITPLSWLERVPTFKDQVQQLKEQGKDINTYGFLGYPLLQAADILLYKADAVPVGEDQLPHLELCREVARRFNYLYRPVFPEPQGLVARVPLLPGIDGRKMSKSYHNDIALGAEPDLIKERVNAMITDPARIRKTDPGHPEVCIVHEYHSIYAADKLAGLEDECRGGRTGCVACKKLLAASIEEVMAPIRERRAEILKRPGYVDEILAEGARKAKAKAVETMKEVREVVFNE, translated from the coding sequence ATGTCGAAAGGAATTATTGTCAGTGGTATGCGTCCAACGGGCAAGCTGCACCTTGGCCACCTGTATGTTTTGGAAAATTGGGCCAGGTTGCAGAGCGAATATGATTGCTATTATTTTGTTGCAGACTGGCATGCTCTCAGCACGTCATTTGAAGATAACTCGTCCATGAGGAAAAACATAAGAGAGATGGTGACGGACTGGCTGGCTGTGGGGCTGGATCCGGAAAAAAGCGTGATTTTTGTCCAGTCTGATATACTGGAGCACGCTGAACTGCACTTGATTTTTTCCATGATTACACCTTTATCCTGGCTGGAGCGGGTGCCGACTTTTAAGGACCAGGTGCAGCAGCTGAAAGAACAGGGAAAGGACATCAATACTTACGGCTTTCTCGGATACCCATTGCTCCAGGCGGCGGATATTCTATTGTATAAAGCTGACGCGGTGCCGGTTGGGGAGGATCAGTTGCCACACCTGGAGTTGTGCCGTGAAGTAGCCCGCCGGTTTAATTACCTGTACCGTCCGGTATTTCCCGAACCGCAAGGTCTTGTGGCCAGGGTGCCGTTGCTGCCGGGCATCGACGGCCGCAAAATGAGCAAGAGCTATCATAACGATATTGCGCTAGGCGCAGAGCCGGATTTAATAAAAGAAAGGGTTAACGCCATGATTACCGACCCGGCCCGAATTCGCAAGACCGACCCGGGCCACCCGGAAGTATGTATTGTCCATGAGTATCACAGTATTTACGCGGCAGACAAGCTGGCTGGCTTGGAAGATGAATGCCGAGGCGGCAGGACTGGTTGCGTAGCTTGTAAAAAATTGCTCGCCGCAAGCATCGAGGAGGTAATGGCTCCCATTAGAGAGCGGCGGGCGGAGATATTAAAACGGCCGGGTTATGTCGATGAGATTCTCGCCGAAGGAGCGCGGAAGGCCAAAGCCAAGGCTGTTGAGACCATGAAAGAGGTGCGGGAGGTTGTGTTTAACGAATAG